CGCACGCCGATCGCCCGATCCTGGCTGCGGTCGCCAAGAAGCCGCACGTGGATGCTGCCGGGCTGCGCGTGGCCGTGGTCGGTGCCGGTCCGGCCGGCCTGTACGCCACCGACGAGCTGCTCAAGCACCCCGGCGTCTCGGTCGACGTCTTCGACCGGCTGCCGACGCCGCACGGTCTCGCGCGCTACGGCGTGGCCCCCGACCACCAGCACACCAAGCAGGTCGTGGGGCTCTTCGACAAGATCGAGCGCGAGGACGGCTTCCGCTACCGCCTCAACGTGCACGTCGGCGAGGACGTGACCCACGCGCAGCTCCGCGCGGCGTACGACGCGGTGATCTACTCCGTCGGCGCAGCCACCGACCGGCGTCTGGGCGTCGACGGCGAGGAGCTGCCCGGCAGCGTCTCCGCGACCGACTTCGTCGCCTGGTACAACGGCCACCCCGACCAGGCCGGCAAGTCCTACCCCGTTGGCTCGGACCGCGCTGTCGTCATCGGCAACGGCAACGTCGCGCTCGACGTGGCACGCATCCTGTCGCTCGATCCCGAGCGCCTGGCGGACACCGACATCTCCGACGTCGCGCTCGCCGCCCTGCGGGACAGCGCGATCCGTGAGGTCGTCGTGCTCGGTCGGCGCGGACCTGCGGAGGCGGCGTTCACGCTGCCCGAGCTGATCGGGCTGGCCGGCATCGACGAGATCGATGTCGTCGTCGAAGGCGATGTCGAGGTCAATTCCGAGAAGACCCGGATCCTTGCCGACCTGGCTGCCCGCGACCCGCGCCCCGGCCTGCGCCGCATCGTCCTCCGGTTCAACACCGCGCCCGTCCGCATCGTCGGCGAGCACGCGGTCGAGGGACTCGAGGTCGCCCGGACGACCGTCGTCGACGGCCGCGCCGTGCTCGCCGACGAGACCGAGGTGCTCCCGACCGGGCTCGTGCTGCGCGCCATCGGCTACCGCGCGACCCCCGTCAAGCACCTGCCGTTCGACGACCAGCGCGCCGTCGTACCCAACGACGCCGGACGCGTCGAGCCCGGCGTCTACGTCGCGGGCTGGATCAAGCGCGGACCGACCGGCTTCCTCGGCACCAACAAGTCCTGCTCCGAGGAGACCGTCGCGTCACTGCTCCTCGATCTCGACGCCGGACTGCTCACGGCGCCCGAGACCGTGATCGAGCGGCTTCCGCAGGAGATCAGCGAGCGCGGCTGGCGGGCGATCGACGCCGCCGAGCGCAGCGCCGGGGCCGCCGCCGGCCGTCCGCGCGTCAAGCTGCTGGACCGTGAGTCGCTGACCGCTGCCGCAGTGGTCGAGTCCACGCTCAGGAAGACACCGAGGAAGAGGCCGCTCGTGGCGCTGGGTCGACGCTGACCGGCGCGACTAGGGTGGGGTGCGTGCCACTCCCGCGGATTGATGGCCGTGCCGTCCGCTGGGACGAGCACCGGGCCGAACGACGACTCCTTGTTCTCGACGCTGCGGTCGCCGCGATCGAGGAGGCGCCGCCGGGCGCGGAGATCAACCTGCAGCAGATCGCCGACGCTGCAGGCCTGGTGCGCACCGTCCTCTACCGGCACTTCGAGGGGCGCGCGGGGCTTCAGCGGGCGGTGCGCGGCCACATCGTCTCGATGATCGCTGATGCCGTCATCCTGAACATCACCCTCGAAGGCAGCATCGACGAGATCATCGACCGGGCGCTCCGCGGCTTCGTCGGCTGGGTCGACGAGCACGCCAACCTCTACGTGTGGGGCGAGCGCGAGCTCGGTGATGGCCAGGAGAGCCAGCTGCTCGCACTCACCCAGTCCATCGCCGACCAGATCTCGGCGGTGATCGGTTTCGCCGCCCAGGCGCTCGGTCGCGAGTTCGACGACGAGGAGCAGGCAGCAATCGAGCTGCTGACGTTCGGAATCATCGGGCAGGTGCGTGGCACGGTCTCGTCGTGGGTCCGCCGTGCAGAGCGCGCGCCGGGCGTCGACGCACTCGTGGCGATGCTGCACCGGTCGATGTGGCTCCAGATCGACGACCAGGCCCGGATGTTCGGCTTCGAGCTCGACCCGACCGTCCCGGTCATGGACCTCTTCGCCGCGACCGCCGTCCAGGACTGAACTCCCCGGACGCGCCACTCCGGCGGGCGCCGCATGTCGGTCGTCCGGCGATTTCTCGCGCGCACCCATGGCGTGAGTGGGCATCCCTAGATATGTTAGACACTGCGTATCAGACATCTAGGGAGTGCGGTCATTTCGACCGCTGTCGACGAGGAGGCATGGATGACCACCGTGCACGATGAGCAGAGCTACGACGAGAAGTTGCGGACCCTTTCCGAGGCTTCGGTCCGCGTCTCGTTCAACGCGTTCAAGGACATCCCGTGGGACGACCCGGCGTACGCCGTGGTGCCCGGCGACCGCCGCTGGATCCTCCCCGAGATCGACCCGCTCGGGCGCCACCCGTGGTACCAGGCGCTTCCCGAGGACCGGCAGATCGAGATCGGCATGGCCCGGCTCGTCAACATCTGCAAGGTCGGCTGGCAGTTCGAGAACGTGCTGATCAAGGGCGTCCTCGAGTACCTCATGGACGTGCCGAACGGGTCGCCGGAGTTCCGCTACCTCATGCACGAGGTCACCGAGGAGACCCACCACATCCAGATGTTCCAGGAGGCGGTGAACCGCACCGGCGTCGACGCCCCCGGTGCCCCGCGCTGGTTCCGCATCGTGCAGTCGGTGCTGCCCGTCTTCGGCCGGTTGCTCCCGGAGATCTTCTTCACGGGCATCCTCGCCGGCGAGGAGCCGATCGACCACCTGCAGAAGGCGATCCTGCGCTCCGGCGACCAGGGCCACCCCGTGATGGCGCGGATCATGCAGATCCACGTGGCCGAGGAGGCGCGTCACATCTCCTTCGCCCACGAGTTCATCGCCCACCACACGCCGCGGCTGCCGCGCTGGCGCCGGGCGCTGCTCGCGGTCGTCTACCCGCTCGTGATGCGGATCCTGTGCGACGTCATCGCGATTCCGTCGCGTGAGTTCCGCAAGCGCTACGGCATCCCGCGGAGGGTGATGAAGGAGATCTTCTGGGACTCGCCCGACGGGCAGCAGCAGCTGCGCGACCTGATGGCTGACGTGCGGTTCCTCGCGGACGAGACCGGCCTGCGCAACAGCCGGACCCGCTGGATCTGGCGGTGGATGCGGATCGATGGCCGGCCCGCGCGCTTCCGCAGCGAGCCCGCCCGCACGGCTGCCTAACGGCTGTCGTGCTCCGCGAGGTGGCGGTGGATCTCGGGCCACGTCTCCACGGCGGCGCGCGGCGACGCGATCAGGCCGAGGTGGCTGAAGCCGCTGACCCCGTGGAAGCGCACCTTCGCCGACGGGTAGGCGCGGACGCCGGCTTCGACCGACGCGGCGTTGGCCAGGGTGTCGTGAGCGCTGCCGATGAGCAGCAGCGGCGCCCTGAGCCTCTCCATCCGGACCACGAAGTCCTCGCGCAGGTGGACCACGCCCGCGGCCAGCTCGCTGCGGGCAACAAGCAGCGTGAAGGACTGGTTGATGAACCGGCCCGGGTAGCCGGGCATCGAGGCCACGAAGCGGTCGTTCGCTCCGATGCGGGCCAACACCTCGGTGCGGCCGAGGTTGCTCGCCAGCGTCCAGGGCTTGGTGACCTCGCGCATCGGGGACATCCACCGGTACATCCGCTGGGTCAACGGTGCCGGGATGCCGCCCATCATCTGCGCCGGAGCGACGAGCGGCGCGGGTCCCACCAGCGAGGAGATCAGCCGCATGCCGGCGTACGTCGGGTTGAGGCGGTAGTCGGTCGGTGTGCCGAGGGTGCTGATCGAGGCGATCGGCAGGTCGGGTGCGTGGGCGCCGAGCAGCAACGACATCGTGCCGCCGTGTGACCAGCCGACGAGGTGCACGGGTGCTCCGCCGTGCTCGGCGGAGATCCGGAGGACAGCGGTCGGCAGGATGTCGCCGACCCAGTCCTCGAAGCCCATGCCGCGGTCAGCGAAGGTGATCTGCCCGTAGTCGATCGTGTACGTCGGTCGGCCGGCGTCCACCGAGGTGCGGGCGTCGACCCCTGCCAGGTGCGCGGCGAGGCTCTGGCCGGGACGCAGGTCCCAGCAGCTGACGGGGACCGCGAGCGGCGTCACCAGGAGCACCGGGTTCCCTGTCTGGCCGCTGTGCGGGGCCACTCGCGCCACGGTGGCGTGGTCCTCGGTGTACAGGACCTCGGTCGGGGCCGGGCGGCTCGGCTCGACGCCGTCGCCCAGCCAGGAGACGCCCCAGGCGTTGCGTGCGATCCGGCGCGCGATCGCCGATCGGCTCGGGCGCCGGGAGTTGCGCGTGCCCGGGGTGGGGGAGGTGGTCTCGATGGTCATCAGGCGTTGTCCTGGTCCCAGGTCACGAGCGTGCGCTTGAGCACCTTGCCGGTGGGGTTGCGGGGAAGCTCGTCGAGGAAGATCACGTCGCGGGGCACCTTGTAGCGGGCGAGGTTCTCGCGGACGTGGGTGCGGACCTCGTCTGCCTCGAGGCGGGCGCCCGGCAGCAGAACGACGAACGCGCGCAGGCGACGGCCGAACTCCTCGTCCTCGACACCGACGACTGCCACCTCGTGGACGGCGGGGTGCGCGACGAGCAGCTCTTCCACCTCGGCAGGGAAGACGTTCTCGCCGCCGGAGACGATCATGTCGTCGTCGCGTCCGTCGACGTAGAGCAGGCCGGCGCGGTCGAAGTGGCCGACGTCGCCGGTGGCGAGCATGCCGTCGATGATCTCCTTGCCGCCTCCACCGGTGTAGCCCTCGAAGGGCGTCACGGTGCCGACGAAGATCCGCCCGCGCTCGCCCTGGGGCACGCGGCGACCGGCCTCGTCGAGGATGGCGACCCGGCTGCCCAGCGCGGGAAGGCCCACTGAGGTCGGGTGGTCGCGGACGACGTCCGGGGTGGCGAGCGTCGCGACGGACACCTCGGTCGAGCCGTAGAGGTTGTAGATCACCGGGCCGAACTGGTCCTGGAACGCCGCGGAGACTGCGGCGGGGAGGGCCGCTCCGGAGCAGAAGACGATGCGGAGCGAGGAGGTGTCGTAGCGGGCGATCGTCTCCTGCCCCAGCGCGAGGGTGCGCTGCAGCAGGACGGGCACCGCACAGACGGTGTCGGCGCGGTTGCGCGCGATGTCGCCGAGGAACTGCTCGGGGTCGAAGTGGCGGCGAAGCACGACCTTCGAACCGGTGGCGATCGTCAGCAGCGTCATGATCAGGCCGGTGCCGTGGAACAGCGGTGGGCCGATGACGGTGGCGCCGCCGCTGCGCATCGGCATGCGGTCGAGCAGGCTGCCGGGCAGCGTGTAGCCGCGCGGTTCCGTGCGGGGAGCGCCTTTCGGCGTGCCCGTCGTGCCGCTGGTCAGGAGGACCAGGCGGCCGGGGCGGGCCGGCGGCGGCGGCGTGGTCGGTGAGCCCGTCGCGATCAGCTCGTCGAGCTCGTCGGTGCGCTGGGTGATGTCGGTGACGAGCTTGTCGGCGACGACGTCTGCGGCAACCGCAGCGAGATCCGCGTCGTGGACGAGGAGGTTGATGCCTTCACGCGCCGCGACCTCGGCTGCCTGGGGCGCGGAGAAGGCGGTGTTCAGCCAGACGGTGTTGAGCCCGGCGCGCGACGCCGCGAAGGCAGCGATGAGCGGAGCGCGGTGGTTGCGGCACAGGATGCCGAGCGTCTGGCCGGGCTCGTAGCGGTCGCGCAGCACGTTCGCCAGGCGGTTCACCTGCTCGTCCAGCGTGCGGTAGCTGATCTGGCCCCGCTCGTCGGCGATCGCCGGACGGTTGGGGTGACGCATTGCCGCCAACCGGGGTGCGGCGCCGAAGGGGCCGTACTGCGCAGCGGTCAGTGCCATGGACGGCAGCAGGTGGGGCGCGGTCACGGGGAGTGCTCCGGCGCGGGCGAGCGCGACCAGCGAGCGGGCTTCGAGCGCAGCCCGGGCCAGGGGTGTCTTCACGGGACTCCTCGGTCAACAGGCAGACAAGGTGTCCAGAATACTTTTAGGCAGGACAGGCTGTCCAAGTAATGTGTCTCACGCCGAGCCGATGGACGAGTGCGTCAGAGCGGGACGGGCGCGTCCAGGTCGATGTCGATGCCGGCGAGTGTCGAGGCGCTCTCGACGACCGAGCATGACGCTGCGGTGAGGAACCGGCACAGGTCTCGTTTCGAGCTCCGGCTCCGCCCGGCCAGCAGCCAGCGGTTGACCACGCTGTCGGTGATGCCGGTGAGTGCGAAGGCGAGGTTCTCCGCGGAGCCGCGCGGGAGCTTTGCGCCATGGGTCATCTGGGGGATCAGGGCGTTGACCAGGGCGACGACGCTCTGCGAGAAGGCGGTCTTGCCTCCCGTGATGGCTGGTGATCCCGGTGTCGGACGGGTCGTGGAGCCGCTGCCGATGAATCGGTGCAGGTTGGCGTGCGCGGTGACCCAGCCGACGTACGTCGTGACGGCGACGCGAATCATCTCGCGCAGCGTCGCGCGGGGCACCAGCAGGGGAGCCAG
This genomic interval from Nocardioides cavernaquae contains the following:
- a CDS encoding FAD-dependent oxidoreductase, with translation MPYVVTQSCCSDAACVVACPVNAIHPTPGEPGFATAEMLYVDPVACVDCGACATACPAAALQPHTKLTDAQLPFIEINAAYYKENPHADRPILAAVAKKPHVDAAGLRVAVVGAGPAGLYATDELLKHPGVSVDVFDRLPTPHGLARYGVAPDHQHTKQVVGLFDKIEREDGFRYRLNVHVGEDVTHAQLRAAYDAVIYSVGAATDRRLGVDGEELPGSVSATDFVAWYNGHPDQAGKSYPVGSDRAVVIGNGNVALDVARILSLDPERLADTDISDVALAALRDSAIREVVVLGRRGPAEAAFTLPELIGLAGIDEIDVVVEGDVEVNSEKTRILADLAARDPRPGLRRIVLRFNTAPVRIVGEHAVEGLEVARTTVVDGRAVLADETEVLPTGLVLRAIGYRATPVKHLPFDDQRAVVPNDAGRVEPGVYVAGWIKRGPTGFLGTNKSCSEETVASLLLDLDAGLLTAPETVIERLPQEISERGWRAIDAAERSAGAAAGRPRVKLLDRESLTAAAVVESTLRKTPRKRPLVALGRR
- a CDS encoding TetR/AcrR family transcriptional regulator, whose amino-acid sequence is MPLPRIDGRAVRWDEHRAERRLLVLDAAVAAIEEAPPGAEINLQQIADAAGLVRTVLYRHFEGRAGLQRAVRGHIVSMIADAVILNITLEGSIDEIIDRALRGFVGWVDEHANLYVWGERELGDGQESQLLALTQSIADQISAVIGFAAQALGREFDDEEQAAIELLTFGIIGQVRGTVSSWVRRAERAPGVDALVAMLHRSMWLQIDDQARMFGFELDPTVPVMDLFAATAVQD
- a CDS encoding AMP-binding protein encodes the protein MKTPLARAALEARSLVALARAGALPVTAPHLLPSMALTAAQYGPFGAAPRLAAMRHPNRPAIADERGQISYRTLDEQVNRLANVLRDRYEPGQTLGILCRNHRAPLIAAFAASRAGLNTVWLNTAFSAPQAAEVAAREGINLLVHDADLAAVAADVVADKLVTDITQRTDELDELIATGSPTTPPPPARPGRLVLLTSGTTGTPKGAPRTEPRGYTLPGSLLDRMPMRSGGATVIGPPLFHGTGLIMTLLTIATGSKVVLRRHFDPEQFLGDIARNRADTVCAVPVLLQRTLALGQETIARYDTSSLRIVFCSGAALPAAVSAAFQDQFGPVIYNLYGSTEVSVATLATPDVVRDHPTSVGLPALGSRVAILDEAGRRVPQGERGRIFVGTVTPFEGYTGGGGKEIIDGMLATGDVGHFDRAGLLYVDGRDDDMIVSGGENVFPAEVEELLVAHPAVHEVAVVGVEDEEFGRRLRAFVVLLPGARLEADEVRTHVRENLARYKVPRDVIFLDELPRNPTGKVLKRTLVTWDQDNA
- a CDS encoding AurF N-oxygenase family protein, whose translation is MTTVHDEQSYDEKLRTLSEASVRVSFNAFKDIPWDDPAYAVVPGDRRWILPEIDPLGRHPWYQALPEDRQIEIGMARLVNICKVGWQFENVLIKGVLEYLMDVPNGSPEFRYLMHEVTEETHHIQMFQEAVNRTGVDAPGAPRWFRIVQSVLPVFGRLLPEIFFTGILAGEEPIDHLQKAILRSGDQGHPVMARIMQIHVAEEARHISFAHEFIAHHTPRLPRWRRALLAVVYPLVMRILCDVIAIPSREFRKRYGIPRRVMKEIFWDSPDGQQQLRDLMADVRFLADETGLRNSRTRWIWRWMRIDGRPARFRSEPARTAA
- a CDS encoding TetR/AcrR family transcriptional regulator, whose translation is MTQALDAPTSADGRDRRWDDHRQERRARLISAAITLIDRDGSDVGVAAIAAEAGIPRSVVYKLFRDREDLDEQIRGQIIDEMTAALAPLLVPRATLREMIRVAVTTYVGWVTAHANLHRFIGSGSTTRPTPGSPAITGGKTAFSQSVVALVNALIPQMTHGAKLPRGSAENLAFALTGITDSVVNRWLLAGRSRSSKRDLCRFLTAASCSVVESASTLAGIDIDLDAPVPL
- a CDS encoding alpha/beta hydrolase, with the translated sequence MTIETTSPTPGTRNSRRPSRSAIARRIARNAWGVSWLGDGVEPSRPAPTEVLYTEDHATVARVAPHSGQTGNPVLLVTPLAVPVSCWDLRPGQSLAAHLAGVDARTSVDAGRPTYTIDYGQITFADRGMGFEDWVGDILPTAVLRISAEHGGAPVHLVGWSHGGTMSLLLGAHAPDLPIASISTLGTPTDYRLNPTYAGMRLISSLVGPAPLVAPAQMMGGIPAPLTQRMYRWMSPMREVTKPWTLASNLGRTEVLARIGANDRFVASMPGYPGRFINQSFTLLVARSELAAGVVHLREDFVVRMERLRAPLLLIGSAHDTLANAASVEAGVRAYPSAKVRFHGVSGFSHLGLIASPRAAVETWPEIHRHLAEHDSR